The following are from one region of the Actinoplanes sp. L3-i22 genome:
- a CDS encoding ketosynthase chain-length factor: MRTAVVTGLGVAAPNGLGARNFWNATLAGKSGIGPISRFDTSSYPATLAGEIRDFDEEQLLAARLLPQTDRVTRLSLVAADWALENAGIRPWERAEFGMGVITASSAGGFEFAERELRNLWARGGRYVSAYQSFAWFYAVNSGQISIRHGMKGPSGVLVSDQAGGLDAVAHARRQIRKGTDLVITGAIDASLCPWGWIGLYGTGRVSTAVDPDAGYLPFDARAAGHVPGEGGALLVMESAEAAELRGARIYGEVTGYAATFEAAADSGREPGLRKAIEGALADARLRPSDIDVVFADAAGVRALDRAEAQAITAVFGARRVPVTAPKTMTGRLTSGAAPLDLAAAFLAFEDQVIPPTVNVEPDDEHELDLVTGQPRAASLRTALVLARGYGGFNSAMVITSHS; the protein is encoded by the coding sequence ATGAGGACCGCGGTGGTGACCGGGCTCGGGGTGGCCGCGCCCAACGGCCTGGGAGCCCGCAACTTCTGGAACGCGACCCTCGCCGGCAAGAGCGGCATCGGACCGATCAGCCGCTTCGACACCTCCTCCTACCCCGCGACACTCGCCGGCGAGATCCGCGACTTCGACGAGGAGCAACTTCTGGCGGCCCGGTTGTTGCCGCAGACCGACCGCGTCACCCGGCTCTCCCTGGTGGCCGCCGACTGGGCGCTCGAGAACGCGGGGATCCGCCCCTGGGAGCGGGCCGAGTTCGGCATGGGCGTCATCACCGCCAGCTCGGCCGGCGGATTCGAGTTCGCCGAACGGGAGCTGCGCAATCTCTGGGCCAGGGGTGGCAGGTACGTGAGCGCCTACCAGTCCTTCGCCTGGTTCTACGCGGTCAACAGCGGCCAGATCTCGATCCGGCACGGCATGAAGGGTCCCAGCGGCGTGCTGGTCAGCGATCAGGCCGGTGGCCTCGACGCGGTCGCGCACGCCCGCCGCCAGATCCGCAAGGGCACCGACCTCGTGATCACCGGCGCCATCGACGCGTCGCTGTGCCCGTGGGGCTGGATCGGGCTGTACGGCACCGGGCGGGTCAGCACCGCCGTGGACCCCGACGCCGGCTATCTGCCGTTCGACGCTCGCGCGGCCGGTCACGTCCCCGGCGAGGGCGGCGCGCTGCTGGTCATGGAGTCCGCCGAGGCCGCCGAACTGCGCGGCGCCCGGATCTACGGAGAGGTCACCGGCTACGCGGCGACCTTCGAGGCCGCCGCGGACAGCGGCCGGGAGCCCGGCCTGCGCAAAGCCATCGAAGGCGCTCTGGCCGACGCCCGGCTGCGGCCGTCCGACATCGACGTGGTCTTCGCCGATGCGGCCGGGGTCCGGGCGCTCGACCGGGCCGAGGCACAGGCGATCACCGCCGTGTTCGGCGCACGACGCGTTCCGGTCACCGCGCCCAAGACCATGACCGGCAGGCTCACCTCGGGCGCCGCGCCGCTGGACCTCGCCGCCGCGTTCCTGGCGTTCGAGGACCAGGTCATCCCGCCCACCGTCAACGTCGAGCCGGACGACGAGCACGAGCTCGACCTGGTTACCGGCCAGCCTCGCGCGGCCTCACTGCGTACCGCCCTGGTGCTCGCTCGCGGCTACGGCGGCTTCAACTCGGCAATGGTCATCACCTCCCACTCCTGA
- a CDS encoding acyl carrier protein, producing the protein MSDRVFAIDDLKRILSEGSGTPEGADLDADILDAQLSDLGYDSLALLETASRIEREYTIVVDETVLDATLTPRTLLELVNSQLKQHI; encoded by the coding sequence ATGAGCGACCGCGTCTTCGCCATCGACGACCTCAAGCGGATCCTCAGCGAGGGCTCCGGCACACCGGAAGGCGCTGACCTGGACGCCGACATCCTGGATGCCCAGCTCTCCGACCTCGGCTACGACTCGCTGGCGCTGCTGGAGACGGCGAGCCGCATCGAGCGCGAGTACACGATCGTCGTCGACGAGACCGTGCTGGACGCCACCCTCACTCCCCGCACGCTGCTCGAACTGGTCAATAGCCAGCTCAAGCAGCACATCTGA
- the fabG gene encoding 3-oxoacyl-ACP reductase FabG, giving the protein MTQQRVAVVTGGTSGIGLEVARLLGASGHRIYLGARNDENVSATVKQLRDQRIEADGSVVDVRSDASAHDFVQAAVDRWGPVDILVNSAGISGGGVTADLPDEVWHNVIDTNLNGVFRLTREVLNTGGMREKSRGRIVNIASTAGKQGVVLGAPYSASKHGVVGFTKALGNELAPTGITVNAVCPGYVETPMAQQVRRNYARLWNASEEAVLAKFEAKIPLGRYSTPQEVAGLVGYLVTDAAAAITAQAINVCGGLGNF; this is encoded by the coding sequence ATGACGCAGCAACGGGTAGCCGTCGTCACCGGCGGCACCAGCGGAATCGGCCTAGAGGTGGCTCGCCTGCTGGGCGCGAGCGGTCACCGGATCTACCTCGGCGCCCGCAACGACGAGAACGTCTCGGCGACCGTCAAGCAGCTGCGCGATCAGCGGATCGAGGCCGACGGCAGCGTCGTCGACGTGCGCTCCGACGCGTCCGCGCACGACTTCGTGCAGGCCGCGGTCGACCGGTGGGGACCGGTCGACATCCTGGTCAACAGCGCCGGCATCAGCGGCGGCGGGGTCACCGCGGACCTGCCCGACGAGGTCTGGCACAACGTCATCGACACCAACCTCAACGGCGTCTTCCGCCTCACCAGAGAGGTGCTCAACACCGGCGGCATGCGCGAGAAGAGCCGCGGCCGGATCGTCAACATCGCCTCCACCGCCGGCAAGCAGGGGGTAGTCCTCGGCGCCCCGTACTCGGCCTCGAAACACGGCGTCGTCGGCTTCACCAAGGCCCTGGGCAACGAACTGGCACCGACCGGGATCACGGTCAACGCGGTCTGCCCCGGATACGTCGAGACGCCGATGGCGCAGCAGGTCCGCCGCAACTACGCCCGGCTGTGGAACGCCAGCGAGGAGGCGGTGCTGGCCAAGTTCGAGGCGAAGATCCCGCTGGGCCGCTACTCCACCCCGCAGGAGGTGGCTGGGCTGGTCGGCTACCTGGTCACCGACGCGGCCGCCGCCATCACCGCGCAGGCGATCAACGTCTGCGGCGGGCTGGGCAACTTCTGA
- a CDS encoding aromatase/cyclase, which translates to MPLSEYRTTEHDIVVAAPATKIYQLLADIRNWPRIFPPTIHVEHFPESERDERIQIWATAQDQVKSWISRRRLDPDRLRIQFRQEVSQTPVAEMGGSWIIEPLSERSTKVRLLHDYRADSPENLNWVDESVDRNSRTELGALKANIEADTGSADKTLSFQDTVRIDGPASAAFAFVNDADRWIERLPHVSAVRFEQQPAGIQVLEMDTRSPDGSTHTTKSYRVAFPSYSIVYKQVTLPALLSLHTGRWSFTEVDGVVEASSQHTIVIDTQRIGDVLGPDADLDAALEYARNALSANSQATLALAKRHAETGIRV; encoded by the coding sequence ATGCCGCTGTCCGAATACCGCACGACCGAACACGACATCGTCGTCGCGGCCCCCGCAACCAAGATCTACCAACTTCTTGCCGACATACGCAACTGGCCGCGGATCTTCCCGCCGACCATCCACGTCGAGCACTTCCCGGAAAGCGAACGGGACGAACGCATCCAGATCTGGGCCACCGCGCAGGACCAGGTCAAGAGCTGGATCTCACGGCGCCGGCTGGACCCGGACAGGCTGCGCATCCAGTTTCGCCAGGAGGTCAGCCAGACCCCGGTCGCCGAGATGGGCGGCTCCTGGATCATCGAGCCGCTGTCGGAGCGCAGCACGAAGGTCCGCCTGCTGCACGACTACCGGGCGGACAGCCCGGAGAACCTCAACTGGGTGGACGAGAGCGTCGACCGCAACTCGCGGACCGAGCTCGGCGCGCTCAAAGCCAACATCGAGGCGGACACCGGATCGGCGGACAAGACCCTGTCGTTCCAGGACACCGTACGCATCGACGGACCTGCGAGCGCGGCGTTCGCGTTCGTCAACGACGCCGACCGGTGGATCGAGCGTCTGCCACACGTGTCCGCGGTGCGCTTCGAACAGCAGCCGGCCGGGATCCAGGTCCTCGAGATGGACACCAGGTCACCGGACGGGTCGACGCACACCACCAAGTCGTACCGGGTGGCGTTCCCCTCGTACAGCATCGTCTACAAGCAGGTGACGCTGCCGGCTCTGCTGTCGCTGCACACCGGGCGCTGGAGCTTCACCGAGGTCGACGGCGTCGTCGAGGCGTCCTCCCAGCACACCATCGTGATCGACACGCAGCGGATCGGCGACGTTCTCGGCCCGGACGCCGACCTCGACGCCGCCCTGGAGTACGCGCGCAACGCGCTGAGCGCGAACAGCCAGGCCACGCTCGCCCTGGCCAAACGCCATGCGGAGACCGGGATCCGGGTATGA
- a CDS encoding alpha/beta hydrolase family protein, which yields MSGDLRLAPAGFAGSVRPVVLNADGQPVSGLFIQPETEVPRSLVLALHGAGTSAAYFHGQAHGGLSFLDLAARFGHSVLAIDRPGYGRSSTWLPLGLAAGDQAAVITSVLSDVTAHFPIGAGVFLLAHSFGGKVALHLAGDKAIDELLGADISGCGHQYAVAPARPGAGGGQSARNWGPLRLYPSGTFSANARMFSTAPAREAADALRWPEHFADLAGRIEVPIRLTFAEHEAWWRCDAAALADLHTRLSRAPRVVIDQQPAAGHNVSLGWAAQAYHLRVLAFLEDCLLRREHEPVGGLVT from the coding sequence ATGAGCGGCGATCTGCGGCTCGCCCCCGCCGGCTTCGCGGGTTCGGTCCGCCCGGTCGTGCTGAACGCCGACGGGCAGCCGGTCTCCGGCCTGTTCATCCAACCGGAGACCGAGGTTCCCCGAAGCCTGGTGCTCGCCCTGCACGGGGCGGGCACCAGCGCGGCGTACTTCCACGGTCAGGCGCACGGCGGCCTCTCCTTCCTGGACCTGGCGGCGAGGTTCGGCCACAGCGTGCTGGCGATCGACCGGCCCGGCTACGGCCGGTCGTCCACCTGGTTGCCGCTCGGGCTCGCCGCCGGCGATCAGGCCGCGGTGATCACCTCGGTGCTCAGCGACGTGACGGCCCATTTCCCGATCGGCGCTGGCGTGTTCCTGCTCGCTCACTCCTTCGGCGGCAAGGTGGCCCTGCACCTGGCCGGGGACAAGGCGATCGACGAGTTGCTCGGCGCGGACATCTCCGGGTGCGGGCACCAGTACGCCGTCGCACCGGCGCGACCGGGCGCCGGCGGCGGGCAGTCGGCCAGGAACTGGGGCCCGTTGCGCCTGTACCCGTCCGGCACGTTCAGCGCGAACGCCAGGATGTTCTCGACGGCGCCGGCCCGGGAGGCCGCGGACGCGCTCCGCTGGCCCGAGCACTTCGCCGACCTCGCCGGCCGCATCGAGGTGCCGATCCGGTTGACCTTCGCCGAGCACGAGGCCTGGTGGCGCTGCGACGCCGCGGCCCTCGCCGACCTGCACACCCGGCTGTCCCGCGCGCCACGGGTCGTCATCGACCAGCAGCCCGCCGCCGGACACAACGTCAGTCTGGGCTGGGCAGCCCAGGCCTACCACCTGCGGGTGCTGGCCTTCCTCGAGGACTGCCTGCTCCGCCGAGAACACGAACCCGTGGGAGGACTGGTCACATGA
- a CDS encoding acyl-CoA carboxylase subunit beta — MTLQEISLGSPTSEGPDRIDELATLKRLIGEGPDPAATQRQHAKGKLTARERIDLLLDEGSFNEVEPFRRHRAQGFGLEAKRPYSDGVIVGWGTVFGRTVFVYAHDFRIFGGALGEAHAQKIHKIMDMALAAGAPIVSLNDGAGARIQEGVTALAGYGGIFQRNAAASGVIPQISVMLGPCAGGAAYSPALTDFVFMVRDTSQMFITGPDVVRAVTGETVDHNGLGGADVHAETSGVAHFVYDDEQSCLSEVRFLLSLLPQNSRELPLAASGTDPADRRCDRLLSIVPPDGAQPYDMREVLAEIVDDEEYLEVHEKWAPNVIVALGRLDGRLTGFVASQPQHLAGVLDIHASEKAARFVQMCDAFNIPLVTLLDIPGFLPGVDQEHGGIIRHGAKLLYAYCTATVPRVSLVLRKAYGGAYIVLDSRSVGADLALAWPTNEIAVMGADGAASVIFRKQIAAADDPELARKQLAQDYREQLMHPYYAAERGLIDDVIDPADTRTVLIDALRMLATKHVDAPHRKHGNPPQ; from the coding sequence ATGACGCTGCAGGAGATCTCTCTCGGCTCGCCGACGTCGGAAGGCCCCGACCGCATCGACGAGCTGGCGACTCTGAAACGCCTGATCGGCGAGGGCCCGGATCCGGCCGCGACCCAGCGCCAGCACGCCAAGGGGAAGCTGACCGCCCGCGAGCGGATCGACCTGTTGCTGGACGAGGGGTCCTTCAACGAGGTCGAGCCGTTTCGCCGGCACCGGGCCCAAGGTTTCGGGCTGGAGGCCAAGCGGCCCTACTCCGACGGCGTCATCGTCGGATGGGGCACCGTCTTCGGCCGTACCGTGTTCGTCTACGCCCACGACTTCCGGATCTTCGGCGGCGCGCTCGGCGAGGCACACGCGCAGAAGATCCACAAGATCATGGACATGGCGCTGGCCGCCGGCGCGCCGATCGTGTCCCTCAACGACGGCGCCGGCGCCCGCATCCAGGAAGGTGTGACCGCGCTCGCCGGCTACGGCGGTATCTTCCAGCGCAACGCCGCGGCGTCCGGGGTGATCCCGCAGATCAGCGTCATGCTCGGCCCCTGCGCGGGCGGGGCGGCCTACTCCCCCGCGCTCACCGACTTCGTCTTCATGGTCCGCGACACCTCCCAGATGTTCATCACCGGGCCGGACGTCGTGCGCGCCGTCACCGGAGAGACGGTCGACCACAACGGTCTCGGTGGCGCCGACGTGCACGCCGAGACGTCCGGGGTCGCTCACTTCGTCTACGACGACGAGCAGAGCTGCCTGTCCGAGGTCCGTTTCCTGCTGTCGCTGTTGCCGCAGAACAGCCGGGAGCTGCCCCTGGCCGCATCCGGAACGGACCCGGCCGACCGGCGCTGCGACCGGCTGCTCAGCATCGTTCCGCCCGACGGCGCGCAGCCCTACGACATGCGCGAGGTCCTCGCCGAGATCGTCGATGACGAGGAGTACCTGGAGGTCCACGAGAAGTGGGCGCCGAACGTCATCGTCGCGCTCGGCCGGCTGGACGGCCGGCTGACGGGTTTCGTCGCCAGCCAGCCCCAGCACCTGGCCGGGGTGCTCGACATCCACGCCAGCGAGAAGGCCGCCCGCTTCGTGCAGATGTGCGACGCGTTCAACATCCCGCTGGTCACGCTCCTGGACATCCCCGGCTTCCTGCCCGGGGTGGACCAAGAGCACGGTGGCATCATCCGGCACGGTGCGAAGCTCCTGTACGCCTACTGCACCGCCACCGTCCCGCGGGTCTCCCTGGTGCTGCGCAAGGCTTACGGCGGCGCGTACATCGTCCTGGACTCGCGCAGCGTCGGCGCGGACCTCGCCCTGGCCTGGCCCACCAACGAGATCGCGGTCATGGGGGCCGACGGCGCGGCCAGCGTCATCTTCCGCAAGCAGATCGCCGCGGCCGACGACCCGGAACTCGCCCGCAAACAGCTCGCACAGGACTACCGCGAACAGCTCATGCACCCCTACTACGCGGCGGAACGTGGCCTGATCGACGACGTCATCGATCCCGCCGACACCCGGACCGTCCTGATCGACGCGCTCCGGATGCTCGCCACCAAGCACGTCGACGCCCCGCACCGCAAGCACGGCAACCCTCCGCAGTAG
- a CDS encoding acyl-CoA carboxylase epsilon subunit, producing the protein MADDRPLLRVDGPLDDEETAVVVAVLLAVAQARARRLAAASPEAAPWHRRRQGWQPPRRRDPR; encoded by the coding sequence ATGGCCGATGACCGACCGCTGCTGCGCGTCGACGGGCCCCTGGACGACGAGGAGACGGCCGTCGTCGTCGCGGTGCTGCTCGCCGTCGCCCAGGCCCGCGCGCGGCGACTCGCCGCTGCCTCCCCCGAGGCGGCCCCCTGGCATCGCCGCCGTCAGGGCTGGCAGCCACCACGAAGAAGGGATCCTCGATGA
- a CDS encoding lipocalin-like domain-containing protein — translation MNPVGTWRLVSFDQADADGRTLAGPLGAQPRGLLIYTPEGHLSVSMMSTTAGQTPQFMGYAGRWRIDGAHLIHQIHVSSRPDWIGAEQIREPELDGERMTIRTTQVVDGQTRTRILCWERASPHHFA, via the coding sequence ATGAATCCGGTCGGGACATGGCGTCTCGTCTCGTTCGATCAGGCTGACGCCGATGGCCGGACGCTGGCGGGCCCGCTCGGCGCCCAGCCTCGCGGCCTGCTCATCTACACCCCGGAGGGACACCTCTCAGTGAGCATGATGAGCACGACCGCGGGACAAACACCCCAGTTCATGGGCTACGCCGGCCGGTGGCGGATCGACGGCGCCCACCTGATCCACCAGATCCACGTCTCGTCCCGGCCTGACTGGATCGGCGCCGAACAGATCCGAGAACCCGAACTCGACGGCGAGCGCATGACGATCCGGACCACCCAGGTCGTCGACGGGCAGACCCGCACCCGGATCCTCTGCTGGGAACGCGCCTCCCCGCACCACTTCGCATGA
- a CDS encoding biotin transporter BioY — MSVSAALPQPRPRVLADVIPGAIARDLALIAGGAGFIGVLAQLAVHMPGTPVPITGQTLGVLLVGTAYGARRAAAAIALYAVAGVLGVPWFAGHSSGYVNASFGYVIGFLAAGTMCGFLAGRKADRSVRRSIPVMLAGQALIYGAGMAWLAAVAHLTAGQTISQGLLPFLLGDVIKAALAAGLTPIAWALVDWRY; from the coding sequence ATGTCCGTTTCCGCCGCCCTGCCACAGCCCCGGCCCCGGGTGCTGGCCGACGTAATCCCCGGCGCCATCGCCCGTGACCTCGCGCTGATCGCCGGCGGCGCCGGCTTCATCGGCGTACTCGCCCAGCTCGCCGTGCACATGCCCGGCACCCCGGTCCCCATCACCGGCCAGACGCTGGGAGTCCTGCTCGTCGGCACAGCCTACGGGGCGCGCAGGGCCGCGGCCGCCATCGCGTTGTACGCCGTCGCCGGCGTGCTGGGCGTGCCGTGGTTCGCCGGCCACAGCAGCGGCTACGTCAACGCGTCGTTCGGCTACGTCATCGGGTTTCTCGCCGCCGGCACAATGTGCGGCTTCCTGGCCGGACGCAAGGCCGACCGGTCGGTGCGCCGCTCGATCCCGGTCATGCTTGCCGGCCAGGCGCTCATCTACGGCGCCGGCATGGCCTGGCTCGCCGCGGTCGCGCACCTGACCGCAGGCCAGACGATCAGCCAGGGCCTACTCCCGTTCCTGCTCGGCGATGTGATCAAGGCGGCGCTGGCGGCCGGGCTGACGCCCATCGCGTGGGCGCTGGTCGATTGGCGTTACTGA
- a CDS encoding site-specific integrase, with translation MRRCVTALSSALNDARRNHRLPHNAARFAKIPRLPRPELTCWSTNQASAFLRYCRTVDAPMAELFELMICTGIRKGETLGLHWADVDLAARALFVRWTLVSVDNSRSMFNAPKTKGSRAWVAVSDRAIAALQRQRRRQQLATRGYDDLDLVFARPDGQPLRPQYVLDRLRRLTADAELPAIRVHDLRHIAATIMLSHGAPLAVVSKTLRHKNVATTIDLYGHLTRDAADDGVSATCAALDAADALAA, from the coding sequence TTGCGCCGCTGCGTCACGGCCCTGTCGAGCGCGCTCAACGACGCCCGCCGCAACCACCGGCTGCCCCATAACGCCGCCCGATTCGCCAAGATCCCGCGCCTGCCGCGTCCTGAGCTCACCTGCTGGAGCACCAACCAGGCCAGCGCGTTCCTGCGGTACTGCCGCACCGTCGACGCCCCGATGGCGGAGCTGTTCGAGCTGATGATCTGCACCGGGATACGCAAGGGCGAGACCCTCGGCCTGCACTGGGCCGATGTGGATTTGGCGGCGCGGGCGCTGTTCGTGCGATGGACGCTGGTCAGCGTCGACAACAGCCGCAGCATGTTCAACGCGCCCAAGACCAAGGGCAGCCGAGCCTGGGTCGCAGTGTCCGACCGGGCCATCGCGGCACTGCAACGGCAACGCCGCCGGCAGCAACTGGCCACCCGCGGCTACGACGACCTCGACCTCGTGTTCGCCCGGCCCGACGGGCAACCCCTACGCCCGCAGTACGTGCTCGACCGCCTGCGCCGCCTCACCGCCGACGCCGAGCTGCCAGCCATCCGGGTGCACGATCTGCGGCACATCGCCGCCACCATCATGCTCAGCCATGGAGCGCCACTGGCAGTAGTCTCCAAGACGCTGCGGCACAAGAATGTGGCCACCACGATCGACCTCTACGGCCATCTCACCCGCGACGCCGCCGACGACGGCGTCAGCGCCACCTGCGCGGCCCTCGACGCGGCCGACGCTCTGGCAGCCTGA